From one Rhizobium sp. CIAT894 genomic stretch:
- a CDS encoding glutamate-5-semialdehyde dehydrogenase — translation MLDTVAPSPDIDVLMNDIGRKAKASARPLGFASTEAKNKALNAMADAILANKAHILAENAKDLKDIEGSDMLASFVDRLTLNDKRIAEMAEGIRAIAALADPVGEVIAAWDRPNGLKIERVRTPLGVIGVIFESRPNVTADAGALCLKAGNAVILRCGSDSRRSSQAIHACMVEGLRAAGLPEHAIQLVPVTDRAAVGAMLRGLDGAIDVIVPRGGKSLVARVQSEARVPVFAHLEGLCHIYVDGSADIEMAKRIVVNAKMRRTGICGAAETLLVDGAAIGTHLTPLLEVLTEAGCEVRASPTVLKVAPGMKPATEEDWSTEYLDAIISVAVVDGISGAIAHIQTYSSNHTEAVIAEDPEVVARFFTEVDSAILLHNASTQFADGGEFGMGAEIGIATGKMHARGPVGVEQLTSFKYRVHGAGQTRP, via the coding sequence ATGCTTGATACCGTTGCGCCAAGCCCTGACATTGACGTGCTGATGAACGACATCGGCCGCAAGGCAAAGGCATCGGCGCGACCGCTGGGCTTTGCGTCCACCGAGGCGAAGAACAAGGCCCTGAACGCCATGGCCGATGCGATCCTGGCGAACAAGGCGCATATTCTTGCCGAAAACGCCAAGGATTTGAAGGATATCGAAGGCAGCGACATGCTCGCCTCCTTCGTCGATCGGCTGACGCTGAACGACAAGCGCATCGCCGAAATGGCCGAGGGAATCCGCGCCATCGCCGCCCTTGCCGATCCGGTCGGCGAAGTCATCGCCGCCTGGGACCGGCCGAACGGCCTGAAGATCGAGCGCGTCCGCACGCCGCTCGGCGTCATCGGTGTCATCTTCGAAAGCCGGCCCAACGTCACGGCCGATGCCGGCGCCCTCTGCCTCAAGGCGGGCAATGCCGTGATCTTGCGCTGCGGTTCGGACTCGCGCCGCTCATCGCAGGCTATCCATGCCTGCATGGTCGAGGGCCTGAGGGCAGCGGGGCTTCCAGAGCATGCTATCCAGCTCGTCCCGGTCACCGACCGTGCCGCCGTCGGCGCCATGCTGCGCGGCCTGGACGGCGCGATCGACGTCATCGTGCCGCGCGGCGGCAAAAGCCTGGTCGCCCGGGTGCAGAGCGAGGCCCGCGTACCGGTTTTTGCCCATCTCGAAGGCCTGTGCCACATCTATGTCGATGGCTCGGCCGATATCGAGATGGCGAAGAGGATCGTCGTCAACGCCAAGATGCGCCGCACCGGCATCTGCGGCGCCGCCGAAACCCTGTTGGTCGATGGCGCCGCAATCGGCACGCATCTGACGCCGCTGCTCGAGGTTCTCACCGAAGCCGGCTGCGAGGTCCGCGCATCGCCGACGGTGCTGAAGGTCGCCCCCGGCATGAAGCCGGCGACCGAGGAGGACTGGTCGACCGAATATCTCGACGCGATCATTTCGGTCGCCGTCGTCGACGGCATATCGGGCGCCATCGCCCATATCCAGACCTATTCCTCGAACCACACCGAGGCTGTCATCGCCGAGGACCCCGAGGTCGTCGCGCGGTTCTTCACCGAGGTCGATTCGGCGATCCTGCTGCACAATGCCTCGACGCAATTTGCCGATGGCGGCGAGTTCGGCATGGGGGCGGAGATCGGCATCGCCACCGGCAAGATGCACGCCCGCGGCCCCGTCGGCGTCGAACAGCTGACCTCCTTCAAATATCGGGTGCACGGCGCCGGACAGACGCGGCCCTGA
- the obgE gene encoding GTPase ObgE, whose product MKFLDEAKVYIRSGDGGGGSVSFRREKFIEFGGPDGGDGGRGGDVWVETVNGLNTLIDFRYQQHFKATIGTHGMGRNRTGANGSDVTLKVPVGTQIFEEDRETLICDLTVEGQRYCLAHGGNGGFGNAHFKTSTNQAPDWANPGLPGEEKTLWLRLKLIADAGLVGLPNAGKSTFLASVTRARPKIANYPFTTLHPNLGVATIDEREFILADIPGLIEGAHEGVGIGDRFLGHVERTRVLLHLVSAQEEKVGKAYKTVKHELEAYGNDLTDKPEIVALSQIDVLDEAELKKKTKELAKACGKTPFLISAVTGKGMTEVLRALRDIIVEENAEEKPAKVPKLRHRDIVVADEGEDEADDQP is encoded by the coding sequence ATGAAATTTCTCGACGAAGCAAAGGTCTATATCCGATCCGGAGACGGCGGCGGGGGCAGCGTCTCCTTCCGGCGCGAGAAATTCATCGAGTTCGGCGGCCCCGACGGCGGCGACGGCGGACGCGGCGGCGATGTCTGGGTCGAGACGGTCAACGGCCTCAACACGCTGATCGATTTTCGCTACCAGCAGCATTTCAAGGCGACGATCGGCACCCACGGCATGGGCAGAAACCGCACCGGCGCCAATGGCAGCGATGTGACGCTCAAGGTCCCTGTCGGCACCCAGATTTTCGAGGAAGACCGGGAAACGCTGATCTGCGATCTCACCGTCGAAGGCCAGCGTTACTGCCTCGCCCATGGCGGCAATGGCGGCTTCGGCAACGCCCATTTCAAGACCTCGACCAATCAGGCGCCGGATTGGGCCAATCCCGGCCTGCCCGGCGAGGAGAAGACCCTCTGGCTGCGGCTGAAGCTGATTGCCGATGCCGGTCTTGTCGGCCTGCCCAATGCCGGCAAATCGACCTTCCTGGCATCGGTCACCCGTGCCCGGCCGAAGATCGCCAACTATCCCTTCACCACACTGCATCCCAATCTTGGCGTTGCCACCATCGACGAGCGGGAATTCATCCTAGCCGACATTCCGGGCCTGATCGAAGGCGCCCATGAGGGGGTCGGCATCGGCGACCGTTTCCTCGGCCATGTCGAGCGCACCCGGGTGCTGCTGCACCTCGTCTCCGCCCAGGAGGAAAAGGTCGGCAAAGCCTATAAGACGGTGAAACACGAGCTCGAAGCCTATGGCAACGATCTGACCGACAAGCCGGAGATCGTGGCGCTGTCGCAGATCGACGTGCTCGACGAGGCCGAGCTGAAGAAGAAGACGAAGGAATTGGCCAAGGCCTGCGGCAAGACGCCGTTCCTGATTTCGGCCGTCACCGGCAAGGGCATGACCGAGGTGCTGCGGGCGCTGCGCGACATCATCGTCGAGGAAAATGCCGAGGAAAAGCCGGCCAAGGTGCCGAAGCTCAGGCATCGCGACATTGTTGTCGCCGATGAGGGTGAGGATGAGGCCGATGACCAGCCGTAA
- the proB gene encoding glutamate 5-kinase, whose product MTSRKPLGRYRRVVIKIGSALLVDRKAGLKKAWLDAMCADIAGLKAKGIDVLVVSSGAIALGRSVLDLPSGALKLEESQAAAAVGQIALARAWSESLSRDEIVAGQILLTLGDTEERRRYLNARATINQLLKIGAVPIINENDTVATSEIRYGDNDRLAARVATMTGADLLILLSDIDGLYTAPPHLDPNATFLETISAITPEIEAMAGGAASELSRGGMRTKIDAGKIATTSGCAMIIASGKTDSPLSAIENGARSSWFAPSGTPVTARKTWIAGQLQPAGELHVDDGAVTALGAGKSLLPAGVRNVSGLFSRGDTVAIIGPQGREIARGLVSYDADDARRIAGRKSAEIEAILGYAGRAAMVHRDDMVMTAPIGSKSERQKKDASYA is encoded by the coding sequence ATGACCAGCCGTAAGCCGCTTGGCCGCTACCGCCGCGTCGTCATCAAGATCGGCTCCGCGCTGCTGGTCGACCGCAAGGCCGGGCTGAAAAAAGCCTGGCTCGACGCCATGTGCGCCGATATTGCAGGCCTGAAGGCCAAAGGCATCGACGTGCTCGTCGTTTCCTCCGGCGCAATCGCGCTCGGCCGCTCGGTGCTCGATCTGCCCTCCGGCGCGCTGAAGCTGGAAGAAAGCCAGGCGGCGGCCGCCGTCGGCCAGATCGCGCTGGCGCGCGCCTGGTCGGAAAGCCTGTCGCGGGACGAGATCGTCGCCGGCCAGATCCTGCTGACGCTCGGCGATACCGAGGAGCGCCGCCGTTATCTGAATGCCCGCGCCACCATCAATCAGCTTTTGAAGATCGGCGCCGTGCCGATCATCAACGAGAACGACACGGTCGCCACCAGCGAAATCCGTTACGGCGACAACGACCGGCTGGCCGCCCGCGTCGCGACGATGACCGGTGCAGACCTGCTGATCCTCCTCTCCGACATCGACGGCCTCTATACTGCCCCGCCGCATCTCGATCCGAACGCGACCTTCCTGGAGACGATTTCGGCAATCACGCCGGAGATCGAGGCGATGGCCGGGGGTGCTGCTTCCGAGCTGTCGCGCGGCGGCATGCGCACCAAGATCGATGCCGGCAAGATCGCCACGACATCCGGCTGCGCCATGATCATCGCCTCCGGCAAGACCGACAGCCCGCTGTCGGCGATCGAAAACGGCGCCCGTTCCTCCTGGTTCGCGCCGTCGGGCACGCCGGTAACCGCCCGCAAGACCTGGATCGCCGGACAGCTGCAGCCGGCCGGCGAACTGCATGTCGATGACGGCGCCGTCACCGCTCTCGGGGCCGGCAAGAGCCTGCTTCCCGCCGGCGTGCGCAATGTTTCCGGCCTCTTCAGCCGCGGCGATACGGTGGCGATCATCGGCCCTCAAGGCCGCGAGATCGCCCGCGGACTGGTCAGCTACGACGCCGACGACGCCCGCCGGATTGCCGGCCGCAAATCGGCGGAGATCGAGGCCATCCTCGGTTATGCCGGGCGCGCCGCCATGGTCCATCGCGACGATATGGTGATGACCGCGCCGATCGGTTCGAAATCGGAAAGGCAGAAGAAGGACGCGAGCTATGCTTGA